A window of Cellulosimicrobium protaetiae genomic DNA:
TCGGTGTGAAGCGCGAGCGGTCGCTCACGTACGACACGGCGAACGTCGACCAGGCGTACGCCGCGACGTCGCGCAGCATGGCCGCGATGCGCGGCGCCGTGTGGGCCGGCGCGGCGCCCGCTGCGGCACGCGACCAGCACGCCGCGTACACCGAGGCGGACCGCGCGGCGGCCGGTGGCTCCGCGCCTGAGCGCGCGAGCACTCCGACCGGTCGTCGCAGCCCTGCGCCCGCACCGGTGCGGCCCGCCCCGCGCGGGACGAAGGACGACCCGTTCGACGAGCGGCACCTGCTGGACCACGTGCGGTCGGTGCTCGCGTCGGGCGCGCCGACGCTCGCCGACGTGGGGACGTTCGGTGGACGCGCTGTCGTCTGGGCGACCGTGTGCGGCGTGCCGGTCTACCTCAACGCGGACTCGTCGCGCGCGGCGCTGCAGCAGCTCGTGGATGCGGCTGCGGGTGGACCTCTCCCGTGGACCGTCATCGCGAGCCAGAGTGGCCAGCTCAACAAGGTGACGTTCCGGTCCGGAGCGCGCGTGCCCGGGTTCTACTGCTACGCGCGCGAGACCCAGCCCACGGCAGGCCCGCTGGGAGGCGCCGTCGTCGCGCACTGAAGGTCCGACGCCGTGGGACGGGCCGCGAGGTGCGGCCCGTCCTGCGGTGCAGCTCCGGCTGTGGGCCGCCGAGGCGAGCCGACGCGGTCGTCGACTCTCTGCCTCAAGAGAGTCGACTACCGTGCCTCCAGAGACGACGGGTGAGTACCCGACGCACGACGTGAGCAGGGGGCTGCTTCATGGAGGATCCGCGCGCGGCGGCGAGGGCGGGACGAGTCCGGCGGCACGCACGATGGGTCGTGCCGCTCGTCGCCGCACCCGCCGTGTTCCTCGCTTGCGTCCTCGTCCTCGACGCGCTCAACCGGCACGAGCTCTACCACGGGGCGTGGGCGTTCCTCGTGCTCCTGGTGGTCGCCGTGGCGTTCCTCGGGCCGGTCGCCCTGCTCGCTGTCGCGATCGCAAAGGGCGCCAGGACATTCCGGGAGCACCGGCGCAGCCGCGGTCGGTTCTCTGCGACCGAGCGTGCCGAGATCGGCCGGCGCGACGCCGCCGCGCACGCGTGGGCGAAAGCCCAGGGCCTGCACCGGCAACTCCTCGCGCGGGAGGTTCCGCCCACGCTGCGGGTGTGGGACGTCGTCCCGTACGCGGGCGAGGAGTTCTTCTGCGACGTGCCCGCCGGGTACGCGCGCTACTACGGGACGACCGTCAGCTACACGCAGACGTCGGGGTTCTACTACGGGCGGCCGTCGTTCGTCCTCACCGGCCTTGCCGTGACGGCGATCGCCAACGCCGCCGAGCGTAGCGCCGCCCAGGCGCAGGCCCGAGAGCAGTGGCGTGAGCGCTGCGTCTCCCGGCTCGTCGTGAGCAACCACCGGCTGCTGGTCCAGGTGCATGGGCGATGGCTGTCGTTCGACTACTCCGCGATGACGGCGGTATTCCCCGAACCCGGCGGGTGGGCCCTCGTCTGCCAGTTCTCCTCGACCGAGCCGCTCTTGCTCACTGGCGACCACGCCCCTTTCGCCGCGGTGATGACCCTGTACAGGACGCACGGCGAGCAGGCGCTGAGAGATCACCCCGGTCTGGAGCCACTCCGGCCGGTGCACGGCCCGGCCAGCCCGGGGAGCGAGGTTGCTTCCGATCAGCGGGTGAGGTAGACAACTGCCCAGGTCACGAGTGACTGGCGAGACGCCCTCCGCGTGCCGGTCCGGCAACCGCGCCCCTCGCGCACGGTGCCCCAGGAGGAAGACCGGCCCTGGCCGAACGGTCAGGGAAGTGCGAGGTCGACGTCCGCCTCGGTGCGTTGCTGCGCGCCCGGGTGCCGTCGGCCCTGACCGAAGGGCTGCTCCGATGAACCCGACCCCGACCATGACCCTGTGGGTCCGTACCGACGACGCGTGCCAGCTGCTCGTGAGCGACGAGGGGCACCTCGTGTGCCCGGTCCACACCGGGCACCCGCGCCCGGTCCCGTCGCGCGGGTGCTCGTTCAACCCGTTCCTGCGTCTCTGCCACGTCTGCCTGAGCGAGCGCGTCCAGATGACGAGCCGCTTCCACATCGAGCGACGCGTTTGCGACGCGTGCCAGAAGGTCGACGCCTCGCTCGCCAAGTCGCTCGGTGCCGAACCCCTGACCGGGATCACGCAGGACCACCAGACCCTGCGGCGCATGGAGGCCTACGTCACGCTCGTCTTCCCGACGCGGTGGCGGCGCGCGCGCGAGAGCGGCCTCGGCGTCGTCGAGCTCGACACGAGCGCACCGTTCTGGGGCAGGAAGCGCGACGGCCGGGTCGAGCCCCAGCCATCCACGACGGTGCGGCACTTTGCGCGACTCGACCACTGGCGCCACCGTGGTGGTGGCGGGCCGGACTCCGTGTCCCGCCGCGCCGCGTTCCTCGCGTGGGCACGGGCCGTGCACCCCGCGAGCCCCGTGGCGGTCGCAGCGGGTGAAATCCCGTGACGCGCGAGACCGCAGGTCGTCAGGCCCGTGACGTCGTCGGCACGGTGCGGTACGAACGGCACATGCCGCTCGCGTTCCCGCCCGACCCGACGTTCCCCGACGACGGCGGCGCCGAGCGCGCCGTGTGGGACGCTCTGCGCGAACAGCTTCCCGACGACGTCGTGCTGTTCCACGGGGTGCACGTGCAGGAGGACGAGCAGGAGTACGAGATCGACGTGCTCGTCGCCTGGCCAGGGGTCGGGCTCGCCGCGATCGAGGTCAAGGGCGGGCACGTCGACCGGGTCGACGGCACCTGGTTCCAGGGCAACGGTCCCCGGCGGCACCGCATCGACCCGGTGCGCCAGGTCCAGGGTGCACGGCACGCGCTGCAGGCCCTGCTGCGCCGTCGCGACCTGTGGGCCGCGGAGGCGCGCACCGCGCACCTCGTGGCGTTCCCGCACCGGTACGTCCCGCGCGACTGGGAGACGGTCGACCTTCCACGGGACATGCTCGTGGACCGCGGCGACCTGGAGCGGTCGGGCGGCGTCGCCGAGCGGGTGAAGCGCGCCGTCGAGCGTCACGGCCAGGGCCATGCCGGGCTCGCGGCCGACGACGTCCCCGCCCTCGTGGACTCGCTCGCCAGCGGCTTCCCCAGCCAGGCGGAGCACCTGTCGCTCGCCCTGGAGCACGAGACGCGCCTGGAGCAGATGACCCGCGACCAGGCCCGCGTCCTCGACGCGCTCTCCGAGGTGCGCAGGATGCGGGTCGTCGGCGGCGCGGGGGCGGGCAAGACGTGGCTCGCGCTCGAGCAGGCGCGACGGCGTGCACGGGCGGGCGAGCGCGTCGCCCTGCTCTGCTACTCGCGGGGGCTCGGACGCTACCTCGAACGCGTCACCCAGACGTGGCCGGCGCGCGACCGGCCCGCCTACGTGGGACTGTTCCACGACCTGCCGCTGAGCTGGGGCGCCGAGCGCGGCGCCGACGACGACCCGGACTACTGGGAGCGGCACCTGCCGACCGAGCTCGGCCGGCTCGCGGGCGAGCGTCCGTCGACGGACCTGTTCGACGCCGTCGTCGTGGACGAGGCGCAGGACTTCGGCGACCTCTGGTGGCCGTCGCTCCTGCGGTGCCTGCGCGACCCGGACGACGGTGGGCTCTACGTCTTCCTCGACGACGCGCAACGGGTCTTCCCTCGGGGTGTCGACGTACCGCTCCAGCTCGTCCCCGTGACGCTGCGCGAGAACCTGCGCTCCACGAAGCAGATCGCCCAGGTGTTCGGCGCGCTCTCACCCGACACCCTCACCCCACGAGGGATGAACGGCCCCCGCGTGCGGATCGTCGACGTGCCCGCCGCCGCAGCCGTGGAGGCCGCCGACGACGCCGTCGAGGCGCTGCTCGACGAAGGGTGGAACCCCGGCCAGGTCGCGCTCCTGGCCACGGGACGCCGCCACCCCGCCCAGGTCAACGAGGTCACCGTCGGCGGGTACGCCGCCTACTGGGACGCGTTCTTCGCGGAGGAGGACGTGTTCTTCGGGCACGTCCTCGGGTTCAAGGGCCTCGAACGTCCCGCGGTCGTGCTGTCCGTCAACGGCGTCCGGGACGAGGCGCGAGCCCGAGAGATGCTCTACACGGGCCTGTCACGCGCCCGCTCGCTGCTCGTCGTCGTCGGCGACCGGTCGTGGATCGAGGGCGTCGGAGGAGAGGCCGTGCGACGACGGCTCACGGAAGCGCAGGCCTGGGCTCCCGTCGGTTCGGGGGCGGACGCCTGACGGCGCCCGTCCTGGGCCGGGAACGGGTCAGGAGACGGTTGCCGCCTCGGCGTGGGCGGGGAGCAGATCGCTGCGGCGGCCGTTCCACAGGACCGCGAGCTCGTCGCGTGCACGGGTCGCCGCGACGTAGAGCAGGGACCGTTCGCGCAGCTCGCCGTCGGCGCGATCGGCCTCCGGCAGGGCCGACAACCCGTAGCCCCAGCCCTGCTCGTCCGACGAGACGCCGAACAGGATGACACGCTTGAACTCCATGCCCTTGGAGCGGTGCATGGTCATGACGAGCACGCTCCCGGTCCCGGTCGAGGCGTCGTCCTGGATGAACTTCGCCTTGACGCCACGCTCGCTCAGCGCGTGGACGACCTTGTCGCCGGTGTTCTTGGTGCGGACGAGCACGCCGATCGTCTCGGGGGCGTCCCCGGCGTCCCCGGCGTCGCGCCAGCCGCGGACGAGCTCGGCAGCCTGTTCGTACTCGTCGAGGAGCGAGGACGCCCGGACCTCTCGGGGCGCGGGCCCGGACCGCGCGGAGCGGTAGCCGGTGGCGGCCGCGTCCCCTGCCTCCATGTCGACCCAGTCCTCCCCGGCCAGCACGCCGACGGCGTAGCGCAGCACTTGTGCGGTCGTGCGGTAGTTGAGGGTGAGGCGCCGGGACCGGCCGACGATGTTGATCCCGTACCGGGACAGCACGACCTTCTGCCCGTAGATACGCTGCTGCGAGTCCTCGGCGAGGAAGAGGTCGTCCGGTCCCTGGGCGACGAGTGCCCGCAGGAAGACGAGGCGGGCGGGTGCGAGGTCCTGCGCCTCGTCGACGAGGACGTGGTCCGCGACGCGCGGCACCCCGGCCGCGGCCTGGGCGTCGAGGTGCGTCGCGGCGACCATCGCCTTCTCGTCCCAGTCGGTCGATCCCGCGGCGTCCGCGGACGCGCGGTAGGCCTCGACGACGCGCCACACGGCCATGCGCTGGACCCTGCTCAGCGCGACGCCGCGCCCCGGACGGCGGACGCGCAGGTACTCGTCCCGTGTGGTGATGCGGTGGGGGACGACGATCGTCGTGTACTCGGCCTGGAGGAACGCCTGGCTCCGCAGCTCAGGTGCGAGGTCGGCGCCGGCGGACGCGAGTGCCGCCTCCCACCGGGCCGCCGGGGTGAGGTCGAGGACGTAGGGCGAGCGCGGGCCGAGGACGGACGCGACCGTCTCGCCCCAGGCGGCCGACGCGACGTGGACGTCCTCGGCCTTCGCGATCACGCGGCGGGAGAGCGCGTCGACACCGGCGACGTACACCCCGGGGTCCCCGAGGTTCTTCGCGATCGGGAGCGTCGGGTCGAGGAGCCGGAGGGTCTCCTCCAGCGACGACGCCAGGGTCCGGTTGTACGTGGTGAGGACGACGCGGGCCGCCGGGTTCTTCCTCGCGAGGTGTCGTGCGCGGTGGAGGAGGACCACCGTCTTCCCGGTTCCGGCTCCGCCCGAGAGCCGGAACGAGCCGGACCGGTTCTTGAAGGCGTGGTCGCGCTGCTCGGGGTGGAGGAAGACGCGCCAGCGGCCGAAGTTGTCGTCCTCGATCGCTGCACGCAGGGCCGCGTCGTCCTCGATGAACGCGAAGTCCATCTGCGCCGCGGGCTGCTTGAGGGCGTCGAGAAGCTGGTCGTCGCTCTCGGGGTCGGGCTCGACGGCGGGGACTGTCAGGCCGAGCTTGTCCCGCACGGTCGCGAGGCCTGCACCGGTGGCGAGGTCGAGCAGGGCGTCCCCCTGCCAGGTCGCGGGCGCCCGTCCCGCGAGCGCGAGCAGCTCGTCCTCGGTCTCGACCGTCAGGGCGGCGTCCGCGATCGTGGCGTCGATCCCGAGGTCGACGAGGTCGGCGACGGCCACGCCCTGCGTCTGGAGGAGCGGGTACGTGGTGAGGTCGACGTCGTCGGGCTGGGGCCGGGTGCGTCCGGTCCGGGGTGCGGCGGGCTCCGCCACTTCGGTCGCGGTGTCGGCCGCGGCGGCCTCGACCAGCTCGGCGATGCCGTTGCGTGGGTTGACGCGGACCACGGCGGTCTTGGCGCGGGCGATCGCCTCGTCGTGCGGGTAGGTGCCGAGGTAGACGTAGTGCGCCTCCGCGGCCTGACCCTGGACCTTGACGAGCAGGGCACGCCAGAAGTCGTTGACCCGTCCGGTGCGGACGCGGGGGTCGGCCGAACCGTTGATCGGCTCGATGTGCAGGCCCGCGGTGGCGTCGCTCTCCTGGAGCTTCTCGAGGAACGCGTACGCGGCCTTGCGCACGGCGCCGTCGAGCTTGCCGAACGACGGTCCGAGGATGATCTGCGGCATCGGTGCTGGTCTCCGGGGTCGGTGGGTCGGGTGTCGCTGGCAGTGCGGTCGAGGCAGGTGGCCGGTCAGCCGGTCAGGGCGGTGCGGATGACGTCGGCGTCGGGCTCAAGCACCGTCCACCCCTCGGCGTCGAGCTGAGTGAGCGTCGCGGCGTCCAGAGCGTCCGTCTGCACGGTCACCCTACGGTCCGGCCACGACAACGACAGGGGGACACCGTCTCCGAACTCGTCGCCGATGGTCGGGGCTTCCACGCCGTCGGCCGCGAGCGGCAGGAGCTGCTGGAGCAGCTCCCGTTCGACGGCGGTCGCGATCGTGTGAGCCGTCTGCCAGGCCGGGTGGGCTTCGAGGAGGGCGGCCAGCGCGGACTCGACCCGACTGCTCTCCTCCGCCTCTGCGGCGGACGGCAAGGTAGCGACGCCAGCCGCGAGCATCGAACGCGTGGCGATCCGCAGCGGCAGGTCCCCACGGAAGTTCAGCAGGTTGGACAGGCGCAGCCACTCACGCCAGGACTCCTTGTGCTCCTGACCCAGCGCCTCGGGGTCGTCGTCGAGGACGACGGCGATCTCCAGGGCGTCCCCCACGAACGGCCGAACACCAAGGCCCAGGGATCCCTGGCGCCCCGTGGCGGCGAACCGAGGGCCGGCAGGCGGTGTCTGGCCGTCGATCGCGGCGAGCGAGAGATGTGCGAGGCTCACGTCGCTCGAGTGCATCGCCGGGGACAGCTTCATCCCGGCAAGTGCCGGCAGCCACCTGGAGAGCATGGCGCGTGCGGGCCGGTCGGGTCGCTCGACCCAGTCCAGCAGGAGGTCGAGCGGCGGTCGCGAGACCAGCCCGACGGTCGCGGGGGAGAGCTTGTCCTTCGCCTCGCTCAGCACGGCTGCGGGTGCCTGCGGGTGCAACCAGGGCACGGGGACGGCGGAAGCGTGCGTGCGGTCGAGGTCCTCCCACGTGAAAGCGAGCACCTGGTACCCGAGGTCGCGCAGGGCCTGGCGCTTGGTGGCGTCGTCGGCGAGGCGGTTGACGGCGGGGGAGGCGTGGAACTGCCAGCCGTCGGTGTAGATGGCGGTGGGCGGGACGTCGGGCCGGTCGCTGCGCAGGACGAAGTCGGGCTTGGTCCCGGCGTCGTGGACGAGCACCTGTGGTTCGAGCCGCCAGTGTGCGCCGCCGGGCATGGTGACCGACCAGGTGTTGCCCTGGGGCCCCGGCTTCTCCGTGATGGTCGCGCCCATCTTCTCCAGGCGCTCGCGGAGCACCTTGCGGAAGAGCAGCTCGATGTGGGACTCGGGGTCGGTGACGTCGGGCTCGTCCACCGTGACCGTCCACGGGCTCGTCGCGGGGACCTCGTCGTCGCCGACCTGCGACGTGCCGAGCAGGATCGACCTGAGGTGGCGCGCGGCCGTGGCCCGGGAGACGTGCCCGACCTGGTGCGGCGCGGCGTGCGGCAGGAGGCACCGGTCGCACGCGAGCCTGCCGTCGTGCTGGCACGCGCAGTCCTCGAGGTGTCGCCAGGCGTCGCGCAGCATGGTCCACACGGCGTCGTGGTCGGAGAGCTCGGCGAGGTAGCCGGTGCCGCCGCGCACGACGTCGTGCAGGAGCAGGGCCTCGGCCGGGCTGCCCGCCGCGGGGCTGGGGTCGACGACGTCCGTGACCTCCAGGTGGTCCGGGTCGCCGCCGATCCGGATTCGCAGCGCGAGGAGCAGGGCTGCACGCAACGACGGGAGCGAGAAGTCGTCCCCCAGCGTCACGGACTCGGGGAGCCGCAGCACCAGACCCTCGGTGGTGAGCGACCGCGACAGGGCGACGGTGCGGACACTCTCGTCTCGTGCCCGTCGCAGGGGGCACCAGGGGCGGTGCTCCGACGCGCGGTTGGCACCGGTGGAGGTGTCGAGCTTGCCGCACCGTTCGCAGACGCGGAACAGCGCGACGTCGTGGGGCTGCCCTGCGAGCTCGAGGGTCGCGCCCTGTGCGGAGGACCGGCCGAGGTTGAGCCAGCGGATGGTCATCTCGCGCTGGTAGCGGGCGCCGAAGCCGTAGCCCTCGACGAACCACTGCCGGGTGACGGCGGCGGGGTCGACGTCGGCGAGGGTGCGGATGGTGAACCGCTCGCGCTCGCGTTCGTCGCTCCGGTCGTCGATTGTCGCCTCCTCGCGCCGGATCACGGACGAGACGCGCTTGAGCTCGACGACCTCGATCTGCTGGGCCACGTCCGCGAGGGCCGGACTGCCGCAGCGCGGGCAGGCCGCGAGCGCGGCCGTGCCGCCCGGTGCCGAGGCGTCCGTGACGTCGTGCGTGAACCCGCAGTGGGGGCAGCAGGCCCAGGTGCGGACGGCGTCGTCGTCCCGCCCGAGGTC
This region includes:
- a CDS encoding 3'-5' exonuclease — its product is MPQIILGPSFGKLDGAVRKAAYAFLEKLQESDATAGLHIEPINGSADPRVRTGRVNDFWRALLVKVQGQAAEAHYVYLGTYPHDEAIARAKTAVVRVNPRNGIAELVEAAAADTATEVAEPAAPRTGRTRPQPDDVDLTTYPLLQTQGVAVADLVDLGIDATIADAALTVETEDELLALAGRAPATWQGDALLDLATGAGLATVRDKLGLTVPAVEPDPESDDQLLDALKQPAAQMDFAFIEDDAALRAAIEDDNFGRWRVFLHPEQRDHAFKNRSGSFRLSGGAGTGKTVVLLHRARHLARKNPAARVVLTTYNRTLASSLEETLRLLDPTLPIAKNLGDPGVYVAGVDALSRRVIAKAEDVHVASAAWGETVASVLGPRSPYVLDLTPAARWEAALASAGADLAPELRSQAFLQAEYTTIVVPHRITTRDEYLRVRRPGRGVALSRVQRMAVWRVVEAYRASADAAGSTDWDEKAMVAATHLDAQAAAGVPRVADHVLVDEAQDLAPARLVFLRALVAQGPDDLFLAEDSQQRIYGQKVVLSRYGINIVGRSRRLTLNYRTTAQVLRYAVGVLAGEDWVDMEAGDAAATGYRSARSGPAPREVRASSLLDEYEQAAELVRGWRDAGDAGDAPETIGVLVRTKNTGDKVVHALSERGVKAKFIQDDASTGTGSVLVMTMHRSKGMEFKRVILFGVSSDEQGWGYGLSALPEADRADGELRERSLLYVAATRARDELAVLWNGRRSDLLPAHAEAATVS
- a CDS encoding nuclease-related domain-containing DEAD/DEAH box helicase; its protein translation is MTRETAGRQARDVVGTVRYERHMPLAFPPDPTFPDDGGAERAVWDALREQLPDDVVLFHGVHVQEDEQEYEIDVLVAWPGVGLAAIEVKGGHVDRVDGTWFQGNGPRRHRIDPVRQVQGARHALQALLRRRDLWAAEARTAHLVAFPHRYVPRDWETVDLPRDMLVDRGDLERSGGVAERVKRAVERHGQGHAGLAADDVPALVDSLASGFPSQAEHLSLALEHETRLEQMTRDQARVLDALSEVRRMRVVGGAGAGKTWLALEQARRRARAGERVALLCYSRGLGRYLERVTQTWPARDRPAYVGLFHDLPLSWGAERGADDDPDYWERHLPTELGRLAGERPSTDLFDAVVVDEAQDFGDLWWPSLLRCLRDPDDGGLYVFLDDAQRVFPRGVDVPLQLVPVTLRENLRSTKQIAQVFGALSPDTLTPRGMNGPRVRIVDVPAAAAVEAADDAVEALLDEGWNPGQVALLATGRRHPAQVNEVTVGGYAAYWDAFFAEEDVFFGHVLGFKGLERPAVVLSVNGVRDEARAREMLYTGLSRARSLLVVVGDRSWIEGVGGEAVRRRLTEAQAWAPVGSGADA